One part of the Ktedonobacterales bacterium genome encodes these proteins:
- a CDS encoding DUF2330 domain-containing protein: MLTLLKKVAAGALVALGLLAAQTLPALACGGLIAPDGDVRLARAATLIAWHDGIEHYMTSFAYEGDTSSLGWIVPLPAEPISPIVAGGAWTLQRLAREVNPPPETFGAVTASAAPDKADVLQQVQIEALNVTVIRGSGQAVLEWAKQNGFFINDETRAHLLDYALGSPIFMAAKYDTSIAQARHQISGDGVPILITMKTAHPWVPLEVLALGNSDVHADLYFLTDQPLSTTDMNAVVGQSSVGSQVPGAPGMKVVFQEQLNPSLYRDLSTDRNMSWVRPDSWLTYLSLDASNNTVTYDMGVSPRGVIRLAPYGTAPMAVVDNAEKNAPPSWLPSLPLGTPEAVLMVLIALAMIAGLVWLFRGKKPAKPVARVGE, encoded by the coding sequence ATGCTGACACTCTTGAAGAAAGTAGCCGCAGGCGCCCTGGTCGCGCTGGGCCTCCTTGCAGCCCAGACCTTGCCAGCCCTGGCCTGTGGCGGGCTGATCGCGCCCGATGGTGACGTGCGGCTGGCCCGCGCTGCTACCCTCATTGCCTGGCACGATGGCATCGAACACTACATGACCAGCTTTGCCTACGAAGGCGATACCTCCAGCCTGGGCTGGATTGTCCCCCTGCCCGCTGAGCCAATAAGTCCTATTGTGGCGGGCGGCGCCTGGACCTTACAGCGGCTGGCGCGCGAGGTGAATCCCCCGCCAGAGACTTTTGGCGCGGTCACTGCTTCAGCAGCGCCCGATAAAGCCGATGTGCTGCAACAGGTGCAGATCGAGGCGCTGAACGTGACCGTGATTCGCGGCAGCGGCCAGGCCGTGCTGGAATGGGCCAAACAGAATGGTTTCTTTATCAATGACGAAACGCGCGCCCATCTGCTCGATTACGCCCTGGGCAGCCCCATCTTTATGGCGGCAAAATACGATACATCCATTGCCCAGGCTCGCCATCAGATTTCTGGCGACGGCGTACCCATTCTGATTACGATGAAGACCGCGCATCCCTGGGTGCCGCTGGAAGTGCTGGCCCTGGGCAACTCCGATGTGCATGCCGATCTCTATTTCCTGACCGATCAGCCGCTCAGCACCACTGATATGAACGCTGTGGTCGGGCAATCCTCTGTGGGCAGCCAGGTTCCTGGCGCGCCCGGCATGAAGGTGGTCTTTCAGGAACAGTTGAACCCCTCGCTCTACCGCGATCTTTCTACGGACCGCAATATGAGTTGGGTCCGGCCCGATAGCTGGCTGACCTATCTCAGCCTGGACGCTTCCAACAATACCGTCACCTATGATATGGGCGTCAGCCCCAGGGGCGTGATCCGGCTGGCCCCCTATGGCACAGCGCCAATGGCCGTCGTTGACAACGCCGAAAAGAACGCGCCGCCGTCCTGGCTGCCCAGCCTGCCGCTGGGGACGCCCGAAGCGGTGCTGATGGTGCTGATCGCGCTGGCGATGATCGCCGGACTTGTCTGGCTCTTCAGGGGTAAGAAACCGGCGAAACCTGTTGCGCGGGTCGGCGAGTAA
- a CDS encoding DUF1003 domain-containing protein, producing the protein MDTPGNTQMVSTPAAPHHQGLHWTGGLHLPESLHHLRFPSFKHEHQPIRNVNELAAEQLTVGQKVADAVAANMGSWRFIITQSCILIAWIVLNTIAWKFRWDYYPFVLLNLMLSFEAAFAAPFIMISQNRQAEKDRLTAQNDYLTDVKGEQEITHILEHLDHQDSLIIKIIERLEAQHEEMLRRLNTLDPAVARQVMNEAQGVSKKHASRPKEEEAGQ; encoded by the coding sequence ATGGATACACCAGGTAATACGCAGATGGTTTCAACGCCAGCCGCTCCTCATCACCAGGGACTTCACTGGACCGGGGGACTTCACCTGCCTGAGAGCCTGCATCACCTGCGCTTCCCCAGCTTCAAGCACGAACACCAACCGATCAGGAACGTCAACGAACTGGCTGCTGAGCAGTTGACCGTTGGGCAGAAGGTGGCCGATGCTGTCGCTGCGAACATGGGGAGCTGGCGTTTTATCATTACCCAGAGCTGCATCCTGATAGCCTGGATCGTGTTGAACACTATTGCCTGGAAATTTCGCTGGGATTATTACCCTTTTGTGCTCCTGAACCTGATGCTCTCCTTTGAGGCCGCCTTCGCTGCCCCTTTCATTATGATCTCTCAGAACCGCCAGGCCGAAAAAGACCGGCTGACGGCGCAAAACGACTATCTCACCGATGTCAAAGGTGAGCAGGAAATCACCCACATCCTGGAGCACCTGGACCATCAGGACAGCCTGATTATCAAAATCATCGAGCGGCTTGAAGCCCAGCACGAAGAGATGCTGCGCCGCCTCAACACGCTCGACCCTGCGGTGGCACGCCAGGTGATGAACGAAGCGCAGGGGGTGAGCAAAAAGCATGCCAGCAGACCGAAGGAAGAAGAAGCCGGGCAATAG
- a CDS encoding zinc-ribbon domain-containing protein, which produces MIVYGYKTASAVMGRIQQPCPKCQQMAAQTVVRKRTWATLFWIKVFPISKKTSMRCNACGNEVKIDNAQADAWFPKAPAGVPQQPTER; this is translated from the coding sequence ATGATCGTTTATGGCTACAAAACGGCGAGCGCGGTGATGGGGCGCATCCAGCAGCCCTGTCCCAAGTGTCAGCAGATGGCGGCGCAAACAGTGGTGCGCAAACGCACCTGGGCCACGCTGTTCTGGATCAAGGTCTTCCCCATCTCGAAGAAAACGAGCATGCGCTGCAACGCTTGCGGCAATGAGGTGAAGATTGATAACGCGCAGGCCGATGCCTGGTTTCCTAAAGCGCCAGCAGGTGTGCCACAGCAGCCAACCGAGCGATGA
- a CDS encoding O-acetyl-ADP-ribose deacetylase, whose amino-acid sequence MEARMIAAQGDITRQQVDAIVNAANSALRAGGGVCGAIHDAAGPELEQTCLALSGCPTGDAKITPGFRLPARWVIHTVGPIWQDGEHQEDALLASCYQKSLALAEQHDIHTLAFPAISTGIFGFPLERATAIAVSETRRFLDGHALPEQVIFMCFSERAYQVYLNAMQHLSGE is encoded by the coding sequence ATGGAAGCAAGAATGATCGCTGCGCAGGGCGACATTACCCGACAGCAGGTGGATGCCATCGTCAACGCGGCCAATAGTGCTTTGCGGGCCGGTGGAGGCGTCTGTGGGGCGATTCATGACGCTGCGGGGCCAGAACTGGAGCAGACATGCCTGGCGTTGAGTGGCTGCCCAACGGGCGACGCGAAGATCACGCCTGGTTTCCGGCTTCCGGCGCGCTGGGTGATTCACACCGTCGGCCCTATCTGGCAAGACGGCGAGCATCAGGAAGACGCGCTGCTGGCAAGCTGCTATCAAAAGAGCCTGGCGCTGGCTGAGCAGCACGACATCCACACACTTGCGTTTCCAGCGATCAGTACGGGTATCTTCGGCTTTCCTCTGGAGCGCGCCACCGCTATTGCCGTCTCCGAAACCAGACGCTTCCTTGACGGACACGCTTTGCCGGAGCAGGTGATCTTCATGTGCTTCAGCGAGCGCGCCTATCAGGTCTATCTCAATGCCATGCAGCACCTGAGCGGCGAGTAA
- a CDS encoding TlpA disulfide reductase family protein, translating to MATKKTPNAQKPPSARRPRRRRQNLGQRIAHLPGASWLGILTGLLVIGIIVFAIIASRGSATTGTSSTQGLLATGTPAPAIASLPAADGGSYSLAQYKGQKVVVLEFFAPWCPHCQNETTTLKQLQQEYGAKGVQVLSVSASPYGRNYEQGDQTPISMSDIQWFSNTYGLNYPALFDPSLKAGDAYGVQGFPTLYIINKQGVITYAGSGETSYATLQQQVNQALSQ from the coding sequence ATGGCTACCAAAAAGACCCCCAACGCTCAGAAGCCCCCGTCGGCGCGCCGTCCTCGGCGGCGTCGGCAGAACCTCGGCCAGCGGATCGCGCATCTCCCCGGCGCAAGCTGGCTAGGCATCCTGACCGGCCTGCTGGTCATCGGGATTATCGTCTTCGCTATCATCGCCAGCCGGGGCAGCGCGACCACCGGAACATCCAGCACGCAAGGGCTGCTGGCAACCGGCACGCCCGCCCCCGCCATCGCATCGCTTCCGGCAGCCGATGGCGGCAGCTACAGCCTGGCGCAGTATAAAGGGCAGAAGGTCGTGGTGCTGGAGTTCTTCGCCCCCTGGTGTCCGCACTGCCAGAACGAGACGACAACGCTCAAGCAGCTTCAGCAGGAGTATGGCGCGAAAGGCGTGCAGGTCTTGAGCGTCAGCGCCTCACCCTATGGGCGCAACTATGAGCAGGGGGACCAGACGCCTATCTCGATGAGCGACATTCAATGGTTCTCCAACACCTATGGCCTGAACTATCCGGCGCTCTTCGATCCCAGCCTCAAGGCGGGCGATGCTTATGGCGTCCAGGGATTTCCAACGCTCTACATCATCAACAAACAAGGCGTCATCACCTATGCGGGAAGCGGTGAAACCAGTTATGCGACCCTCCAACAACAGGTCAATCAGGCGCTCAGCCAGTGA
- a CDS encoding MauE/DoxX family redox-associated membrane protein, whose product MTAPSSVRMSRLRWGAIWSFLRGPYPTLVSRAVVGGVFLLAGVSKALDINAFAGEISAYQIVPTALVQPMAIALPLLEILIGGYLLLGLMQRWAAAAAGALLLVFIAAMAWALARGLALDCGCFGSTLGLSAFRETVSIGSVARDVLWLLFAIHLIIVPGVWSLDAFRRKRAHAISP is encoded by the coding sequence ATGACAGCGCCCTCTTCCGTTCGCATGTCTCGATTACGCTGGGGAGCGATCTGGAGCTTCCTGCGTGGTCCTTACCCCACGCTCGTCTCGCGGGCAGTAGTAGGCGGCGTCTTCCTGCTGGCAGGCGTCAGCAAAGCACTGGACATAAACGCCTTTGCCGGGGAGATCAGCGCCTATCAGATCGTACCGACGGCGCTGGTCCAGCCAATGGCGATTGCGCTGCCGCTGTTGGAAATCCTGATCGGTGGGTATCTGCTGCTGGGGCTGATGCAGCGGTGGGCGGCTGCCGCTGCGGGCGCGCTGCTGCTGGTCTTCATCGCCGCGATGGCCTGGGCGCTGGCGCGGGGGCTGGCGCTCGATTGTGGCTGCTTTGGCAGCACGTTGGGGCTGAGCGCCTTCCGCGAAACCGTGAGCATCGGGAGCGTTGCCCGCGATGTGCTCTGGCTGCTGTTTGCCATCCATCTCATCATCGTCCCAGGCGTCTGGTCACTGGATGCCTTCCGCCGCAAGCGCGCCCATGCTATATCTCCCTGA
- a CDS encoding PQQ-binding-like beta-propeller repeat protein, which translates to MLSASASNSDFRLFTKVCRSLQRGGGKVSRPRGSPAGRATLAWFCVLASLLLLAGCDKSLPPEQSAHITPITLTPGTVTPTPVAAVDWTMYHANPARTGYVPDTPDPQRLSNLWKQPLDGAVYAEPLVVAGLVIVATENDTLYALDAQSGKIQWQTHVGTPVPLSDLPCGNIDPLGITGTPVYDPQTGLVFAVAEITGPAHILVGLDVKTGQVKVRRSMDPAGEDPRPHQERAALALAGGRVYVAYGGLFGDCGPYHGKVVASRTDGTGNLLVYQVPTPREAGIWAPPGPVIDDQGNLYVSVGNGEVTRGNWDHSDSVLKLSPTLKLLDAFAPTSWPSDNASDADLGSMSPVLLPGGLIYADGKLGQGYLLRADHLGGVGGQIQALSVCPAYGGAAVSGASFFIPCPGGLRQLTITDGPRVVVGWSAPQQVSGSPVIGGQTVYSLDPFGGTLYALDIATGKVRTTISVGTTSRFATPTIYHRTLFIGTMTGITAVTIA; encoded by the coding sequence ATGCTTAGTGCCAGCGCATCCAATTCGGATTTTCGGCTCTTCACGAAGGTGTGCCGCTCTTTGCAAAGAGGCGGCGGCAAGGTTTCGCGTCCGCGAGGCAGCCCCGCAGGCAGGGCAACGCTGGCCTGGTTCTGCGTGTTGGCGTCGCTGCTCCTGCTGGCAGGTTGCGATAAGAGCCTTCCGCCGGAGCAGTCAGCGCATATCACGCCGATCACCCTCACTCCAGGGACGGTGACTCCTACCCCGGTGGCTGCTGTCGATTGGACGATGTACCACGCGAACCCTGCTCGTACCGGCTATGTGCCTGATACGCCTGATCCGCAGCGCCTGAGCAATCTCTGGAAGCAACCCCTCGACGGGGCGGTTTATGCCGAGCCGCTGGTGGTCGCTGGTCTGGTGATTGTGGCGACTGAAAACGATACCCTCTACGCGCTTGACGCGCAGAGCGGGAAAATCCAATGGCAGACCCATGTGGGAACGCCGGTGCCGCTCTCCGATCTGCCGTGTGGCAATATTGACCCGCTGGGCATTACGGGAACGCCGGTCTATGATCCGCAGACGGGATTGGTCTTTGCGGTGGCTGAGATAACAGGCCCGGCCCATATACTGGTTGGCCTGGATGTCAAAACCGGCCAGGTGAAAGTGCGCCGCTCTATGGACCCTGCCGGAGAAGACCCAAGGCCGCACCAGGAGCGCGCGGCCCTGGCGCTCGCCGGGGGAAGAGTCTATGTAGCCTACGGCGGGCTGTTTGGCGACTGTGGCCCCTATCACGGCAAAGTGGTCGCCTCGCGCACCGATGGGACGGGGAATTTGCTTGTCTATCAGGTGCCCACCCCGCGTGAGGCGGGCATCTGGGCGCCACCCGGACCCGTCATAGACGACCAGGGCAATCTCTATGTCTCTGTGGGCAACGGCGAAGTCACGAGAGGAAACTGGGACCACAGCGATTCGGTCTTGAAGCTCTCCCCCACGCTCAAGCTGCTCGATGCCTTTGCGCCCACAAGCTGGCCCAGCGATAATGCCTCAGACGCCGATCTCGGTTCGATGTCGCCTGTGCTGCTGCCAGGTGGGTTGATCTATGCCGATGGGAAGTTGGGCCAGGGCTATCTGCTGCGGGCTGACCACCTGGGCGGTGTCGGCGGCCAGATTCAGGCGCTCTCGGTCTGTCCGGCCTACGGCGGCGCGGCGGTGAGCGGCGCATCCTTCTTCATTCCGTGTCCTGGTGGACTACGCCAGCTTACTATCACCGACGGGCCACGAGTGGTCGTCGGCTGGAGTGCTCCCCAGCAGGTTAGCGGCTCACCAGTGATCGGCGGGCAGACGGTCTACAGCCTCGATCCCTTTGGTGGGACGCTCTACGCGCTGGACATCGCAACGGGGAAGGTGCGCACAACGATCTCCGTTGGCACAACCTCGCGCTTTGCGACGCCGACGATCTACCACAGGACGTTGTTTATCGGCACCATGACGGGTATCACTGCCGTGACCATCGCGTGA
- a CDS encoding MFS transporter, whose amino-acid sequence MPADRRKKKPGNSRLSDAWRITAARGLRSFAYGLLSVLLGIALSAAGLSPAAIGAIITVSLIGDFLGTYLIGIVADRWGRRRTLVGLALLMAATGVTFGLTDFYPLLLLAALFGTLGTTASETAPFLPIEQAMLAQIGSPERRTSLFARYNLAASFAGALGALAAGLPDLLARAGLPASMGIRLMFGVYAALALLVGVLALGLSSAVEAPSDSARETARRWRLVPALGRLAGHRPQALGALQPGCAGGRPDRAEPDGALFPPAFWRAACPAGRALLRSQYVQRAFVSGRSGDCPTHRAAQHDGLHPSAFQRLTGAGPLHAHLPTGRRGLAAASVAFADGCTHPSSLHNGPRRARRAYRLGQRHFAGAQRGRKRQPGLLRPALARASPRAWPALYHRGRPQGYARPGPLGRLPPRSHRREAHRKPDAGFTLKLSHQRRQQLRELFGNKQRQGG is encoded by the coding sequence ATGCCAGCAGACCGAAGGAAGAAGAAGCCGGGCAATAGCCGCCTGAGCGACGCCTGGCGCATCACCGCTGCGCGCGGGCTGCGCTCCTTCGCCTATGGGCTGCTTTCGGTTCTGCTGGGCATCGCCCTCAGCGCAGCGGGCCTCTCACCTGCCGCCATTGGCGCGATTATCACCGTCTCGCTGATCGGCGATTTCCTGGGGACGTATCTGATCGGTATCGTCGCTGATCGCTGGGGGCGGCGACGCACGCTCGTTGGACTGGCGCTGCTCATGGCGGCAACGGGAGTAACCTTCGGGCTGACGGACTTCTATCCCTTGCTGCTGCTGGCGGCGCTCTTTGGCACACTGGGAACCACCGCCTCCGAGACCGCGCCATTTTTACCCATCGAGCAGGCGATGCTCGCACAGATTGGCTCACCAGAGCGGCGCACCAGCCTCTTTGCGCGCTACAACCTGGCCGCCTCGTTTGCCGGGGCGCTGGGCGCATTGGCAGCGGGCCTGCCAGACCTGCTGGCGCGGGCAGGGCTGCCCGCCAGCATGGGCATCCGGCTGATGTTTGGTGTGTACGCGGCGCTGGCGCTGCTGGTTGGGGTGCTGGCGCTGGGCCTCTCATCTGCTGTAGAAGCGCCCTCTGACAGCGCGAGAGAGACAGCCAGGCGCTGGCGGCTGGTCCCGGCGCTAGGACGGCTCGCGGGGCATCGTCCTCAAGCTCTCGGCGCTCTTCAGCCTGGATGCGCTGGCGGGCGGCCTGATCGTGCAGAGCCTGATGGCGCTCTTTTTCCACCTGCGTTTTGGCGTGCCGCTTGCCCCGCTGGCCGCGCTCTTCTTCGGAGCCAATACGTTCAGCGCGCTTTCGTTTCTGGCCGTTCCGGCGATTGCCCGACGCATCGGGCTGCTCAACACGATGGTCTTCACCCATCTGCCTTCCAACGTCTTACTGGCGCTGGTCCCCTTCATGCCCACCTTCCCACTGGCCGCCGGGGTCTTGCTGCTGCGTCAGTTGCTTTCGCAGATGGATGTACCCACCCGTCAAGCCTACACAATGGCCCTCGTCGCGCCAGAAGAGCGTACCGCCTCGGCCAGCGTCACTTCGCTGGCGCGCAGCGCGGGCGCAAGCGCCAGCCCGGTCTTCTCCGGCCTGCTCTTGCAAGGGCCAGCCCTCGTGCTTGGCCTGCCCTTTATCATCGCGGGCGGCCTCAAGGCTATGCAAGACCTGGCCCTCTGGGGCGTCTTCCACCGCGTTCGCATCGAAGAGAAGCCCATCGCAAACCAGACGCAGGGTTCACGCTGAAGCTAAGCCACCAGCGACGCCAGCAGCTTCGGGAACTTTTTGGGAACAAGCAGCGTCAAGGTGGGTAA
- a CDS encoding CHAP domain-containing protein: MRFPRPAFRVWLLSWYSVLKTPANVTLAGDAVDDAPLDDVLARMRVRRTLRQQLLLREQRRRRATLVVVGAAAVLLMNLLSASGSISTVYAREFAPLAAQDGGLPAPPTDASGHALPPSGTTVPQTVSAFDALQANQAPMTAPKNPAAAGCAKVYHSPDGNPYPVCPGPQPLRGGNCTWWAWEQWHNLGFNLPAWGDAIYWADRAEEYGLQMGTVPRVNALVVFPRGDGVWAWDNAGHVAFVTQVFSDLDTFNVTYENYGDPTLVHYGKNYRVSIIQQPRFQNGEMRFIYFPGTGGAPGGSGSGTPAAAGADVISNYVADFAGDGRSEVLRYNRSQGAFDFLQLSDDFSTVTDVPLEDTTTRNGHWGSSWEVYVGNFDADSSGTADLLLYDRKHGIARFITLFSDLSVASDVWQTGWKSTWEIYVGSFDGHADQLLFYDRDLAKDHGQWTPAPGEPAVPAGVDTGANGSQGGDTNTNPPPGSGGSNTNPPYDPNSTDWQHHHRTATLALVNYNDDFTVNHQVTFDRWHNTFEVHVGQFSHAGRDDLLFYDRKVGVMLMVAFDNHLNISATSQQDKVSGAWEVYPGDYDGTLRNSLFLFDRKAGKAQVMAFNPDLTLRRQVSYSNWGKGWEFYTGHFGGPSSASVELLMYSRGAGMLSFVGFDANLEVGHQARYTGFRSTWTVFVGQFGAPCDNQPGAQDTATPTHTATSTPTATPTATPTPDPHNDGAPTSPTSGTTVTVNQFCADSVLLVDEAKGDARLIFFTFDNGLHGGKPTFTQTTVPWVTPTPTPTKSPTPTPTPTKTPTPRPANPSAPSPTPSPTPSPTPSPTPSPTPSPTPSPTPTDTPTP, encoded by the coding sequence ATGCGCTTTCCGCGTCCTGCTTTTCGTGTATGGCTGCTCTCCTGGTATAGTGTTCTGAAGACGCCAGCGAACGTCACGCTGGCGGGTGACGCTGTTGACGACGCCCCCCTCGATGACGTTCTGGCCCGCATGCGTGTTCGCCGGACGCTGCGCCAGCAGCTTTTGCTGCGGGAACAGCGCCGACGGCGCGCGACGCTGGTGGTCGTCGGCGCGGCTGCTGTGCTGTTGATGAATCTGCTCAGCGCGTCGGGCAGCATCTCAACAGTGTATGCCAGGGAGTTCGCCCCCCTGGCGGCCCAGGATGGCGGGTTGCCTGCGCCGCCGACTGACGCCAGCGGCCACGCGCTCCCCCCCAGCGGGACGACGGTTCCGCAAACCGTCTCCGCTTTCGATGCCCTCCAGGCCAATCAAGCGCCAATGACCGCGCCGAAGAATCCGGCTGCCGCTGGCTGCGCGAAGGTCTACCATAGCCCGGATGGCAACCCCTATCCGGTCTGCCCTGGCCCACAGCCTTTGCGCGGCGGCAACTGTACCTGGTGGGCGTGGGAGCAGTGGCATAACCTGGGCTTTAATCTGCCGGCCTGGGGTGACGCTATCTATTGGGCGGATCGCGCTGAAGAGTATGGTTTGCAGATGGGTACCGTTCCGCGTGTCAACGCGTTGGTCGTCTTCCCGCGCGGCGATGGCGTCTGGGCCTGGGATAATGCTGGTCACGTCGCGTTTGTGACGCAGGTATTCAGCGATCTCGATACCTTCAATGTGACCTATGAGAATTACGGCGACCCAACGCTGGTTCATTATGGCAAGAATTATCGCGTCTCCATCATCCAGCAGCCCCGCTTTCAGAATGGGGAGATGCGCTTCATTTATTTCCCCGGCACAGGTGGCGCTCCTGGTGGCTCTGGCTCCGGCACGCCTGCTGCTGCTGGCGCAGATGTAATCAGCAATTATGTCGCCGATTTTGCGGGCGACGGGCGCAGCGAAGTGCTGCGCTATAACCGCAGCCAGGGCGCTTTCGATTTCCTGCAACTGAGCGATGATTTCTCGACGGTGACTGACGTTCCGCTGGAAGACACAACCACCCGCAACGGACACTGGGGCAGTTCCTGGGAAGTGTATGTCGGCAACTTTGACGCCGATTCCAGTGGAACTGCCGATCTGCTGCTCTATGATCGCAAGCATGGTATCGCCCGCTTCATCACGCTCTTCAGCGATCTGAGCGTTGCCAGTGATGTCTGGCAAACAGGCTGGAAGTCAACCTGGGAGATTTATGTTGGCTCGTTCGATGGTCATGCGGACCAACTGCTGTTCTATGATCGTGATTTAGCGAAAGATCACGGCCAGTGGACCCCCGCACCCGGCGAGCCTGCGGTTCCGGCTGGAGTGGATACCGGCGCGAATGGCAGCCAGGGCGGCGACACCAACACGAACCCGCCGCCTGGCTCCGGCGGGTCCAATACCAACCCGCCCTATGACCCCAATTCCACTGATTGGCAGCACCACCATCGCACCGCCACCCTGGCGCTGGTGAATTATAACGATGATTTCACGGTGAACCATCAGGTGACTTTTGATCGCTGGCATAATACCTTTGAGGTACATGTCGGCCAGTTTAGTCACGCCGGGCGCGATGACCTGCTCTTCTATGATCGCAAGGTGGGTGTGATGCTCATGGTAGCGTTCGATAACCACCTCAACATCAGCGCAACCTCTCAGCAGGACAAGGTTTCTGGCGCCTGGGAGGTGTATCCGGGCGATTACGATGGCACGCTGCGCAACAGCCTCTTCCTCTTTGACCGCAAGGCTGGCAAGGCGCAGGTGATGGCCTTTAATCCCGATCTCACGCTGCGCCGCCAGGTGAGCTATTCCAACTGGGGCAAAGGATGGGAGTTTTATACCGGCCATTTTGGCGGCCCCAGCAGCGCCTCGGTTGAGTTGCTGATGTATAGTCGCGGCGCGGGGATGCTTTCCTTTGTGGGCTTTGACGCCAATCTAGAGGTCGGACACCAGGCGCGCTATACTGGCTTCCGCTCGACCTGGACGGTCTTTGTCGGCCAGTTTGGCGCGCCCTGCGACAACCAGCCAGGCGCCCAGGATACCGCGACACCTACTCATACCGCAACGTCCACGCCTACTGCCACACCTACCGCCACACCGACGCCAGACCCCCATAACGACGGCGCGCCCACTTCGCCAACATCGGGTACGACGGTGACGGTCAATCAATTCTGCGCCGACAGCGTTTTGCTGGTGGACGAGGCGAAAGGCGATGCGCGGCTGATCTTCTTTACCTTTGATAACGGATTGCATGGCGGCAAGCCGACGTTCACGCAGACCACAGTCCCCTGGGTTACTCCGACGCCAACGCCAACAAAGTCACCGACGCCGACGCCAACGCCAACCAAGACACCCACGCCAAGGCCAGCGAATCCGTCGGCGCCGAGTCCAACGCCAAGTCCAACGCCAAGTCCAACGCCCAGCCCGACGCCCAGCCCAACACCTAGCCCGACGCCTAGCCCGACACCAACGGATACCCCGACGCCCTAG
- a CDS encoding AI-2E family transporter: MSGTEPQNPQQQDQPETTGRLFPAHVKISIAPRTIWLTIGATVGVILLLLFLKSIISVLLLLFAAITIAEAMRPAVRWMNRYHIPRWIGVLIIYLIGLGILAGLGYLISQPLVEEINLFLKNLPQYTTDVENFAEQAQGALKDLPGGDAIPNQIANVLGNITPIIVSIPTTIIGILSDIVITLFMALFWTAYSDGLREFFLSLFPPRLRRAGAEALDDMSLRLGGYVHGVLINMFVIGILCGVACWLLGLRFALLLGVFAGLTELIPLVGPFIGAAPAIILGFTISPTRGIIVALVYLLIQQFEGHTLVPLVMNRVVQLRPLTVVVALAIGTLLFGLEGTLLAVPFAAVAQVFIVRVLAPWIRSATGGDHHDTTLEEARAIPPGPPEDEGQPQEAPEPAESRNDTEVGTRR, translated from the coding sequence ATGTCCGGCACAGAGCCGCAAAACCCGCAGCAGCAGGACCAGCCTGAGACAACAGGGCGTCTCTTCCCGGCGCACGTCAAAATCTCCATAGCCCCCAGGACGATCTGGCTGACGATTGGGGCAACTGTCGGCGTTATCCTCTTGCTGCTCTTTCTCAAGAGCATCATTTCGGTTCTCTTGCTCCTCTTTGCCGCCATCACCATTGCCGAGGCCATGCGTCCCGCAGTGCGCTGGATGAATCGCTACCATATCCCGCGCTGGATAGGGGTACTGATCATCTATCTGATCGGTCTGGGCATCCTGGCCGGACTGGGCTATCTGATTAGCCAGCCGTTGGTAGAGGAGATCAACCTCTTCTTGAAGAATCTGCCGCAGTACACGACGGATGTGGAAAACTTCGCCGAGCAGGCGCAGGGCGCGCTCAAAGACCTGCCCGGAGGCGACGCTATCCCCAACCAGATCGCTAATGTGCTCGGCAATATCACGCCCATCATCGTCAGCATCCCAACAACGATCATCGGCATCCTTTCCGATATTGTGATCACCCTCTTCATGGCCCTGTTCTGGACCGCGTACAGCGATGGCCTGCGCGAGTTCTTCCTCAGCCTCTTCCCTCCGCGTCTGCGCCGCGCGGGCGCGGAGGCGCTGGATGACATGAGCCTGCGCCTGGGGGGCTATGTACACGGTGTCCTGATCAATATGTTTGTGATCGGCATCCTGTGCGGTGTGGCCTGCTGGCTGCTTGGCTTGCGGTTTGCGCTGCTGCTGGGCGTCTTTGCCGGACTGACCGAGTTAATTCCGCTGGTCGGGCCATTCATCGGCGCGGCGCCCGCTATCATCCTGGGCTTCACCATCTCGCCCACCAGAGGCATCATCGTGGCGCTGGTCTATCTGCTCATTCAGCAGTTTGAGGGACATACGCTGGTCCCCCTGGTGATGAACCGCGTCGTGCAACTGCGCCCGCTGACCGTCGTGGTCGCCCTGGCGATTGGCACGCTCTTATTTGGCCTGGAAGGGACGCTGCTGGCGGTGCCATTCGCCGCCGTCGCCCAGGTCTTCATCGTGCGGGTGCTGGCCCCCTGGATTCGCAGCGCGACAGGCGGCGATCACCACGACACCACACTGGAGGAGGCCAGGGCCATTCCGCCCGGCCCGCCGGAGGACGAGGGGCAGCCGCAGGAAGCGCCGGAACCCGCCGAAAGCCGCAACGATACGGAAGTGGGTACTCGGCGGTGA